A single Desulfuromonas sp. DNA region contains:
- the malQ gene encoding 4-alpha-glucanotransferase: protein MKLPRSSGILLHPTSLPGPHGIGSFGTEAYRFVDFLKAAGQSVWQVLPLGPTGYGDSPYSAFSAFAGNPLLICLERLAEAGDLDPGDLEGIAMPEGTAHYGFVHGCKGRLLHKAARRFDAEADPARRVAFDRFRSEQAGWLDDYALFQALRRHFRDQPWHRWADKARGRDPAAMDHWRRELAEAIHYHQYVQFVFFDQWFALKDYANSRGVRILGDIPIFVALDSADVWANPELFHLDKSGLPTEVAGVPPDYFSDTGQRWGNPLYRWDRMEEEGFAWWLKRFRWNLAQADLVRIDHFRGFEACWAIPAEEKTAVNGAWVEVPGEALFKSLRQSLGELPVIAEDLGVITPEVEALRDRFDFPGMKILQFAFGSGPDNPYLPHNLRRRCVVFTGTHDNDTTQGWWQDLKQQEREAVRFYLGSAGEDIGREMIRLAMASVADLCIFPLQDVLGLDGSARMNRPGQGRGNWTWRLHPGVLGEQVGQSLATLTRTFGRAPAPPSAKSGQ from the coding sequence ATGAAGCTCCCACGCTCGAGCGGCATCCTTCTCCATCCCACGTCCCTTCCCGGCCCCCACGGCATCGGTTCCTTCGGCACCGAGGCCTATCGCTTCGTCGATTTTCTGAAGGCGGCGGGGCAGTCGGTTTGGCAGGTCCTCCCCCTCGGCCCGACCGGCTACGGGGACTCCCCCTACAGCGCCTTTTCGGCCTTCGCCGGCAACCCCCTGCTCATCTGCCTGGAACGTCTCGCGGAGGCCGGCGACCTCGACCCCGGGGACCTGGAGGGCATCGCCATGCCGGAGGGCACGGCCCATTACGGCTTTGTCCACGGCTGCAAGGGACGCCTGCTGCACAAGGCAGCCAGGCGCTTCGACGCCGAAGCCGACCCCGCGCGCAGGGTGGCCTTCGACCGCTTCCGCTCCGAGCAGGCCGGCTGGCTCGACGATTACGCCCTGTTCCAGGCCCTGCGCCGACATTTCCGGGACCAGCCCTGGCATCGGTGGGCCGACAAAGCCCGGGGCAGAGACCCTGCCGCAATGGACCACTGGAGGAGGGAACTGGCCGAAGCGATCCACTACCACCAGTATGTGCAGTTCGTCTTTTTCGACCAGTGGTTCGCCCTGAAGGATTACGCGAACAGCCGGGGGGTGCGCATCCTGGGCGACATCCCCATCTTCGTCGCCCTCGACTCGGCCGACGTGTGGGCCAACCCCGAGCTCTTCCACCTGGACAAGTCCGGCCTGCCGACCGAGGTGGCCGGAGTCCCCCCCGATTACTTCAGCGACACCGGCCAGAGGTGGGGAAACCCCCTTTACCGCTGGGACAGGATGGAGGAGGAGGGCTTTGCCTGGTGGCTGAAACGGTTTCGCTGGAACCTGGCCCAGGCGGACCTGGTGCGCATCGACCATTTTCGCGGCTTCGAGGCCTGCTGGGCCATCCCCGCCGAAGAGAAGACGGCGGTCAACGGGGCGTGGGTCGAGGTCCCCGGGGAGGCCCTGTTCAAAAGCCTGCGGCAGAGCCTGGGAGAACTGCCGGTGATCGCCGAGGATCTGGGCGTGATCACCCCCGAGGTCGAGGCCCTGCGCGACCGCTTCGACTTTCCGGGCATGAAAATCCTGCAGTTCGCCTTCGGCTCCGGCCCGGACAATCCCTACCTGCCCCACAACCTGCGGCGCCGCTGCGTGGTCTTTACCGGCACCCACGACAACGACACCACCCAGGGCTGGTGGCAGGACCTGAAGCAGCAGGAGCGCGAAGCGGTCCGGTTCTACCTGGGCAGCGCCGGGGAGGACATCGGCCGGGAGATGATCCGCCTGGCGATGGCCAGCGTCGCGGACCTATGCATCTTTCCCCTTCAGGACGTGCTGGGCCTGGACGGGTCGGCCCGCATGAACCGACCCGGCCAAGGCCGTGGCAACTGGACCTGGCGCCTCCACCCCGGGGTCCTGGGAGAGCAGGTCGGGCAGAGCCTGGCGACCCTGACCCGCACCTTCGGTCGGGCCCCGGCGCCCCCTTCAGCCAAGTCCGGGCAATGA
- a CDS encoding ABC-three component system middle component 6: MLLPDNIHPDQSIYYNGAFVLQALREERALGLFDLYARTQKLRQMTMPVFVLCLDWLYLLNLVSLNDRGDVELCS; the protein is encoded by the coding sequence ATGTTGCTGCCTGACAACATCCACCCGGATCAGAGTATCTATTACAACGGCGCCTTTGTGCTGCAGGCGCTCCGCGAGGAGCGCGCGTTGGGGCTGTTCGACCTGTATGCGCGCACCCAGAAACTCCGGCAGATGACCATGCCGGTCTTTGTCCTCTGCCTGGATTGGCTCTATCTGTTGAATCTGGTCAGCCTGAACGATCGGGGGGACGTAGAATTATGTTCCTGA
- a CDS encoding DUF2779 domain-containing protein: MGKRRSSGLSKSLILKGIQCQRALWLKKNPPDFEFPPQPELEAKFAAGNAVGLLAQQLFPGGVEVPYEGLSFPAQLARTRELIDDGAEVIYEASFSFSAIFVKVDILVRDGAAWQIHEVKMGTSVKDVNLDDVAIQRYVLNGCGLSVSKSFLVHIDNSYVRRGAIEADKLFASEEISLKVAARQQSMTELVAERRETMGETAEPDIDIGPHCNDPYACDYIPWCWRHIPEDSIFDLRGSGVDKFDLYSRGIVRLQDVPLDTLNAAQRQQAEATLNRQDATDPQRVTAFLETLWYPICHLDFETFNTPIPKFDGTRPYQQVPFQFSLHVQESAGAEPRHFEYLAPPDGDPRRELIERLLAVVPVDACVLTYNQAFEKGVLRELAKTFPDLAEAIDERLANVRDLMVPFRRRDVYRWQMRGSYSIKEVLPAMVPELSYAGMAIADGMAAMEAYHEMCALEDPVALAELRRAMLEYCRLDTLAMVRILGELEGIVAHSAG; the protein is encoded by the coding sequence ATGGGCAAGCGCAGAAGCAGCGGCCTGAGCAAATCGCTCATTCTCAAGGGGATCCAGTGCCAGCGCGCCCTGTGGCTGAAGAAGAACCCGCCCGACTTCGAGTTCCCCCCCCAGCCCGAGCTCGAGGCCAAGTTCGCCGCCGGCAACGCGGTCGGACTCCTCGCCCAGCAGCTCTTCCCCGGCGGCGTCGAGGTCCCTTACGAGGGGCTTTCCTTTCCCGCCCAGCTCGCTCGCACCCGGGAGCTGATCGACGACGGCGCCGAGGTCATCTACGAGGCCTCCTTCTCCTTCTCCGCCATCTTCGTCAAGGTCGACATCCTGGTGCGCGACGGCGCCGCCTGGCAGATCCACGAGGTCAAGATGGGGACATCCGTCAAGGACGTTAACCTCGATGACGTCGCCATCCAGCGCTATGTGCTGAACGGGTGCGGCCTCTCCGTCTCCAAGTCCTTTCTCGTCCACATCGACAACAGCTATGTGCGCCGGGGCGCCATCGAGGCCGACAAGCTCTTCGCCAGCGAGGAGATCAGCCTCAAGGTCGCGGCGCGCCAGCAGAGCATGACGGAGCTCGTCGCCGAACGGCGCGAGACCATGGGCGAAACCGCCGAGCCGGATATCGATATCGGCCCCCACTGCAACGACCCCTACGCGTGCGACTACATCCCCTGGTGCTGGCGGCACATCCCCGAAGATTCGATCTTCGACCTGCGCGGCAGCGGCGTCGACAAGTTCGACCTTTACAGCCGGGGGATCGTCAGGCTGCAGGACGTGCCCCTCGACACCCTCAACGCCGCCCAGCGCCAGCAGGCCGAGGCGACCCTCAACCGGCAGGACGCTACCGACCCGCAGCGGGTGACGGCCTTTCTCGAGACCCTGTGGTATCCGATCTGCCATCTTGACTTCGAGACCTTCAACACCCCGATTCCCAAGTTCGACGGCACCCGCCCCTACCAGCAGGTGCCCTTCCAGTTTTCGCTGCACGTCCAGGAGAGTGCCGGGGCCGAGCCGCGGCACTTCGAGTACCTCGCCCCGCCGGACGGCGACCCGCGTCGCGAGCTGATCGAGCGGCTGCTCGCCGTGGTTCCCGTTGACGCCTGCGTGCTGACCTACAACCAGGCCTTCGAAAAGGGAGTGCTGCGGGAGCTGGCCAAGACTTTTCCCGATCTGGCCGAGGCCATCGATGAGCGGCTGGCCAACGTGCGCGACCTGATGGTGCCGTTCCGGCGGCGCGACGTGTACCGCTGGCAGATGCGCGGTTCGTATTCCATCAAGGAGGTGCTGCCGGCGATGGTACCGGAGTTGTCCTACGCGGGGATGGCGATCGCCGACGGCATGGCGGCGATGGAGGCCTATCACGAGATGTGCGCGCTTGAGGACCCGGTCGCGCTTGCCGAGCTGCGGCGGGCGATGTTGGAGTATTGCCGGTTGGATACTCTGGCGATGGTGAGGATTTTGGGGGAGTTGGAGGGGATTGTTGCCCATTCTGCGGGTTGA
- a CDS encoding OFA family MFS transporter: protein MQSRNVCPFLRKDDDICDVGHGYISPSDVKMMVSFCNCRYSECAKFQELAERYPARAAYAQPTPRQPLFRPAPQAAATLATAAGPSPGPPEVAPFKVKWPLPYHVSFLTSQYKENPNPLKEASMATQTAVKNKGWTVALAGLGVNLALGILYAYSMLKGDIAKLFDGAGDPYAFACLSFALSMIVGGKLQDKAGPRLTAILGGLLVGAGFLVCSQTSSYWGWVLGFGVLAGFGFGFGYSAATPPALKWFPSAKTGLIAGIVVAGFGIAPVYLAPLAKYLLASYGLHSTMMILGIAFIAIVCGMAMFISNPPAGFTAEEGGATAAKKSSVADKTPMEILREGRFYTLWTTYFIGAGAGLMVIGSIAGLAKKSMGEMAFIAVIMMSIGNAAGRVVAGVLSDKIGRANTLLIMLVFQAALMFAGISVVGGESANAILVTLLASFIGFNYGTNLSLFPSFAKDYWGSKNYGLNYGILFSAWGVGAFVLVKASAALSAKFGGFTVPLAVAGTMLLVGAMLSLSLRPKKAAVAVEVPATAGLEEEDLAFQRAND, encoded by the coding sequence ATGCAAAGCCGAAACGTTTGTCCATTTCTGCGCAAGGACGATGATATCTGCGACGTCGGCCACGGCTACATCAGCCCCTCGGACGTCAAGATGATGGTCAGCTTCTGCAACTGTCGCTACTCCGAATGCGCCAAGTTCCAGGAACTGGCCGAACGCTACCCGGCCCGGGCCGCATACGCCCAGCCGACCCCGAGGCAACCCCTTTTCCGTCCGGCCCCGCAGGCCGCCGCGACCCTGGCGACAGCGGCCGGGCCGTCCCCGGGACCACCGGAGGTCGCCCCCTTCAAAGTCAAATGGCCCTTACCATACCATGTCAGTTTTCTTACCAGTCAGTACAAGGAAAACCCCAATCCCCTCAAGGAGGCATCAATGGCAACCCAAACCGCAGTGAAGAACAAAGGCTGGACCGTCGCCCTCGCCGGTCTCGGAGTCAATCTGGCCCTCGGCATCCTCTACGCTTACAGCATGCTCAAGGGCGATATCGCCAAGCTCTTCGACGGAGCCGGCGACCCGTACGCCTTCGCCTGCCTGTCCTTCGCCCTGTCGATGATCGTCGGCGGAAAGCTTCAGGATAAGGCCGGGCCCCGCCTCACCGCCATTCTCGGCGGCCTGCTGGTCGGCGCCGGCTTCCTGGTCTGCTCCCAGACCTCCAGCTACTGGGGCTGGGTCCTCGGCTTCGGCGTCCTGGCCGGCTTCGGCTTCGGCTTCGGCTACTCGGCGGCCACCCCGCCCGCGCTCAAGTGGTTCCCCTCGGCCAAGACCGGCCTGATCGCCGGGATCGTCGTCGCCGGCTTCGGCATCGCCCCGGTCTACCTCGCCCCGCTGGCCAAGTACCTGCTCGCCAGCTACGGCCTGCATTCCACCATGATGATCCTCGGCATCGCCTTCATCGCCATCGTCTGCGGCATGGCCATGTTCATCTCCAATCCCCCCGCCGGCTTCACGGCCGAAGAGGGCGGCGCCACGGCGGCCAAGAAGTCCTCGGTGGCCGACAAGACCCCGATGGAGATCCTCCGCGAAGGGCGCTTCTACACCCTCTGGACCACCTACTTCATCGGCGCCGGCGCCGGCCTGATGGTCATCGGCAGCATCGCCGGGCTGGCCAAGAAGAGCATGGGCGAAATGGCCTTCATCGCCGTGATCATGATGTCGATCGGCAACGCCGCCGGCCGCGTCGTCGCCGGGGTCCTCTCCGACAAGATCGGCCGCGCCAACACCCTGCTGATCATGCTCGTCTTCCAGGCGGCCCTGATGTTCGCCGGCATCTCGGTGGTCGGAGGCGAGAGCGCCAACGCCATCCTGGTCACCCTGCTGGCCTCCTTCATCGGCTTCAACTACGGCACCAACCTCTCCCTCTTCCCCTCCTTCGCCAAGGACTACTGGGGCTCCAAGAACTACGGCCTCAACTACGGCATCCTCTTCTCCGCCTGGGGGGTCGGCGCCTTCGTCCTGGTCAAGGCCTCCGCGGCGCTGAGCGCCAAGTTCGGCGGCTTCACCGTCCCCCTCGCCGTCGCCGGGACCATGCTCCTCGTCGGCGCCATGCTCTCGCTCTCCCTGCGCCCCAAAAAGGCCGCGGTGGCCGTCGAGGTACCCGCTACCGCCGGGCTGGAAGAGGAAGACCTCGCCTTCCAGAGAGCCAACGACTAA
- a CDS encoding double-cubane-cluster-containing anaerobic reductase, giving the protein MAEKQFEVKSDPDLWAKLDVDVERFKGMPAMLTQAYTGIFLSQKNRPGGMAYFDSMIENIHTGRIQELVDAKEAGKPVIGTFCVYVPEELVQAAGGICVGLCGGAQGSIADAEKILPRNICPMVKSAFGFKVGKLCPYFQVVDFVYGETTCDAKKKTWELLDEYVPTHVMEIPQKKGERDKALWLEEVKDFKAAVDKVTGNDTGFDEIAASIKLINAKRTALQRLNALRHHNPSPISGKDMLLIEQIAFYDEPGRFVKQVNALCDELEDRIEQGVAVAPASTPRIMVSGTPMALPNWKLHNIIETSGAVVVNEESCIGTRYYKDTIDEGSSSVEEQLERLTERYMQIDCSCFTPNDERIDQVIKEYRDSGAQGIIDYCLQFCHTYNIEAVKLRRACEKEGIPFLAIESDYSPEDVGQLQTRVEAFIEQIQG; this is encoded by the coding sequence ATGGCAGAGAAGCAGTTCGAGGTGAAATCCGACCCGGATCTCTGGGCCAAGCTCGACGTGGACGTGGAGCGGTTCAAGGGGATGCCGGCGATGCTGACCCAGGCCTACACCGGCATCTTTTTGAGCCAGAAGAACCGGCCCGGGGGGATGGCCTATTTCGACAGCATGATCGAGAATATCCACACCGGGCGCATCCAGGAACTGGTCGACGCCAAGGAGGCGGGCAAGCCTGTCATCGGCACCTTCTGCGTCTACGTCCCCGAAGAGCTGGTCCAGGCCGCCGGCGGCATCTGCGTCGGGCTCTGCGGCGGCGCCCAGGGCTCCATCGCCGACGCCGAGAAGATCCTGCCCCGCAACATCTGCCCCATGGTCAAGTCGGCCTTCGGCTTCAAGGTCGGCAAGCTCTGCCCCTACTTCCAGGTCGTCGACTTCGTCTACGGCGAGACGACCTGCGACGCCAAGAAGAAGACCTGGGAGCTCCTCGACGAGTACGTCCCGACCCACGTCATGGAGATCCCCCAGAAGAAGGGAGAGCGCGACAAGGCGTTGTGGCTGGAGGAGGTCAAGGACTTCAAGGCCGCCGTCGACAAGGTCACCGGCAACGACACCGGCTTCGACGAGATCGCCGCGAGCATCAAGCTCATCAACGCCAAGCGCACCGCCCTGCAGCGCCTCAACGCCCTGCGCCACCACAACCCCTCGCCCATCAGCGGCAAGGACATGCTCCTGATCGAGCAGATCGCCTTCTACGACGAGCCGGGCCGCTTCGTCAAGCAGGTCAACGCGCTGTGCGACGAGCTGGAGGATCGGATCGAGCAGGGCGTCGCCGTCGCCCCCGCCTCGACGCCGCGCATCATGGTCTCCGGCACCCCCATGGCCCTGCCCAACTGGAAGCTGCACAACATCATCGAGACCTCGGGCGCCGTCGTCGTCAACGAGGAGAGCTGCATCGGCACCCGCTACTACAAGGACACCATCGACGAGGGGAGCAGCAGCGTCGAGGAGCAGCTCGAGCGGCTCACCGAGCGGTACATGCAGATCGACTGCTCCTGCTTCACCCCCAACGACGAGCGCATCGACCAGGTCATCAAGGAATACCGGGACTCGGGCGCCCAGGGGATCATCGACTACTGTCTGCAGTTCTGCCACACCTACAACATCGAGGCGGTCAAGCTGCGCCGGGCCTGCGAGAAGGAGGGGATTCCCTTCCTCGCCATCGAGTCCGACTACTCCCCCGAGGACGTCGGCCAGCTGCAGACCCGGGTCGAGGCCTTTATCGAGCAGATCCAGGGGTAA
- a CDS encoding c(7)-type cytochrome triheme domain-containing protein has protein sequence MNSFFKTVSVWTIALALVGASLCPANSQGKIAKRLPPHEYGTTLMNNYSEQSQMAPVVFRHWVHRSKHTCRLCHVDIGFAMEAGQTLVREKDNRDGQYCGVCHNGKEAFACEGKSLLGKAEKNCDRCHTTTPIGRDDDIRDDFDRMAEKLPEGRFGNRVDWAMASRQNMVKPKDFIAGVSFPRTKMKHQQGDVSLDAKLAGLPDIIFSHEEHATWNSCDLCHPEVFALKAGATKYTMQDIFAGRYCGACHGNVAFPLKDCGRCHSKPVF, from the coding sequence ATGAATTCCTTCTTCAAGACGGTCAGCGTATGGACCATCGCCCTGGCGCTGGTCGGAGCGTCCCTCTGCCCGGCAAACTCCCAGGGAAAGATCGCCAAGAGGCTCCCTCCCCACGAGTACGGCACCACGCTCATGAACAACTACTCGGAGCAAAGCCAGATGGCCCCGGTCGTGTTCCGGCACTGGGTGCATCGCTCAAAGCACACCTGCCGCCTCTGCCACGTCGACATCGGCTTCGCCATGGAGGCCGGCCAAACCCTCGTCCGGGAGAAGGACAACCGGGACGGGCAATACTGCGGGGTGTGCCACAACGGCAAGGAAGCCTTCGCCTGCGAGGGGAAAAGCCTCCTCGGCAAGGCGGAGAAGAACTGCGACCGCTGCCACACGACGACCCCCATCGGCAGGGACGACGACATCCGGGACGATTTCGATCGCATGGCTGAAAAACTCCCCGAGGGCCGCTTCGGAAACCGGGTCGACTGGGCCATGGCGAGCCGGCAAAACATGGTCAAGCCGAAGGACTTCATCGCCGGCGTCTCCTTTCCCCGGACCAAGATGAAGCACCAGCAGGGAGACGTCAGCCTCGACGCCAAACTTGCGGGCCTGCCGGACATCATCTTCTCCCACGAGGAGCACGCCACCTGGAACAGCTGCGACCTCTGCCATCCCGAGGTTTTCGCCCTGAAGGCGGGAGCCACCAAGTACACCATGCAGGACATCTTCGCCGGCCGCTACTGCGGGGCCTGCCACGGCAACGTCGCCTTCCCCCTCAAGGACTGCGGCCGCTGTCACTCGAAGCCGGTCTTCTAG
- a CDS encoding acyl-CoA dehydratase activase encodes MHLGIDLGSRTIKVAVLQDGDLLHYDVAESGFDPHVQSVEMIGKYAPAAVTATGYGRHLAQKHFAGGTITEIKAHALGARHLVPGCRTVLDVGGQDSKVIALDAEGRVVNFQMNDKCAAGTGRFLEMMAASLGYSLGEFGAAAASSGQDVPINSMCAVFAESEVVSLKNRGFAPADIARSIHLAVVERLAGMLERIGCAGEVVFSGGVANNPFMARALEQKLGVPVTVPEVPSIVGAIGAAIHAGK; translated from the coding sequence ATGCATTTGGGAATTGATTTAGGCTCCAGAACCATCAAGGTCGCCGTCCTGCAGGACGGCGACCTCCTTCATTACGACGTGGCCGAGAGCGGCTTCGACCCGCACGTCCAGTCGGTCGAGATGATCGGCAAGTACGCGCCGGCCGCGGTGACCGCCACCGGCTACGGCCGCCACCTGGCGCAGAAACACTTCGCCGGAGGCACCATCACCGAGATCAAGGCCCACGCCCTCGGCGCTCGCCACCTCGTTCCCGGCTGCCGCACCGTCCTCGACGTCGGCGGCCAGGACAGCAAGGTCATCGCCCTCGACGCCGAGGGGCGGGTGGTCAACTTCCAGATGAACGACAAGTGCGCCGCCGGCACCGGGCGCTTTCTGGAGATGATGGCCGCCTCCCTCGGCTACTCCCTCGGCGAGTTCGGCGCGGCGGCCGCCTCCTCCGGGCAGGACGTGCCGATCAACAGCATGTGCGCGGTCTTCGCCGAGAGCGAGGTCGTCTCCCTCAAGAACCGGGGCTTCGCCCCCGCCGACATCGCCCGCTCCATCCACCTGGCGGTGGTCGAGCGGCTGGCCGGAATGCTGGAGCGGATCGGCTGCGCCGGCGAGGTGGTCTTCTCGGGCGGGGTGGCCAACAACCCCTTCATGGCCCGGGCCCTGGAGCAGAAGCTCGGGGTCCCGGTCACCGTCCCCGAAGTTCCGAGCATCGTCGGCGCCATTGGCGCTGCCATCCACGCGGGGAAGTGA
- a CDS encoding metallophosphoesterase, translated as MLRLLVFLTVFLSLYSAMHALVYRGIRPLLPEGFRLRLPGLLFLALTVTAPVSARLLERLGQEAPARSMAFFGYLWMGFLFLAFSGFVLLLLIGLARRLFWLFSRQSNPPSWRSRAGAVTVLTCALLTGAYGFYEAGQLRVESVRIETDKLPAGVERIRVAQISDLHLGLILRRGTAEKLAADIRELEPDLLVSTGDMVDARIHHLPELIAPFAALSPPLGKFAVTGNHEYYAGISQAGEFLRRCGFTLLRGESAAVGPGLLLAGIDDPAGGEDPDELALLKKGAPDRYTILLKHRPWVDKEALAHFDLQLSGHAHRGQIFPFNLVTGLEYPMQDGLYALAGGARLYTSRGTGTWGPPIRVLSPPELTLIEIVRSTPSEPD; from the coding sequence ATGCTGCGACTACTCGTATTCCTCACCGTCTTTCTCTCCCTCTACTCGGCCATGCACGCTCTGGTCTACCGGGGGATTCGCCCCCTGCTGCCGGAGGGCTTCCGTCTCAGACTGCCGGGCCTGTTGTTCCTGGCCCTGACGGTAACCGCACCGGTGTCGGCCCGGCTCCTGGAGCGCCTGGGACAGGAGGCCCCGGCCCGAAGCATGGCTTTTTTCGGCTACCTCTGGATGGGCTTCCTTTTCCTTGCCTTCTCGGGGTTTGTCCTGCTTCTGCTGATCGGCCTGGCCCGCCGCCTTTTCTGGCTCTTCTCCCGCCAGTCCAACCCCCCGTCCTGGCGCAGCCGCGCGGGCGCCGTCACGGTCCTGACCTGCGCGCTGCTGACCGGCGCCTACGGCTTCTACGAGGCCGGGCAGCTGCGCGTCGAGTCGGTGCGCATCGAGACAGACAAGCTTCCGGCGGGGGTGGAACGCATCCGGGTGGCCCAGATTTCCGACCTCCACCTGGGCCTGATCCTGCGCCGTGGAACAGCCGAGAAGCTGGCTGCCGACATTCGCGAACTCGAGCCCGACCTGCTCGTTTCCACCGGGGACATGGTCGATGCACGCATTCACCATCTCCCGGAACTGATCGCCCCTTTCGCAGCCCTCTCCCCCCCCCTGGGCAAGTTCGCGGTCACCGGCAACCACGAATACTACGCCGGCATCTCCCAGGCCGGCGAGTTCCTGCGCCGCTGCGGCTTCACCCTGCTGCGGGGGGAATCGGCCGCGGTCGGACCGGGCCTGCTCCTTGCCGGGATCGACGATCCGGCTGGAGGCGAAGATCCCGATGAACTCGCCCTGCTGAAAAAGGGCGCGCCGGACCGCTACACCATCCTCCTCAAGCACCGGCCCTGGGTGGACAAGGAGGCGTTGGCGCATTTCGACCTGCAGCTCTCCGGCCACGCCCACCGGGGGCAGATCTTTCCCTTCAACCTCGTCACAGGGCTGGAATACCCGATGCAGGACGGCCTGTACGCCCTCGCCGGCGGGGCCCGCCTGTACACGAGCCGCGGAACCGGCACCTGGGGCCCGCCGATTCGGGTCCTGTCGCCGCCGGAGCTGACCCTGATCGAAATCGTTCGCAGCACGCCCTCTGAACCCGACTGA
- a CDS encoding ABC-three component system protein, translated as MNRLNNVDYIIHKLSVLAYEIEQRGKLNLLDLHRHCEDFYAHFCNELFSWQLRNLNVVKPNAEAIDLIDHVNKIVVQVSATATKSKIESALAKDLSAYAGFSFKFISISKGAAELRTKSFANPHRLTFDPQCDIHDITSLLRYIGSLGAAHQQRIASFLKKELVAEVDPVSLESNLAAIITILAQENWRQNGSPPETVPFDIDKKIEFNDLDRARDIIEDYAIHCRRLDGIYNTFDREGSNKSLAVLDSIKGFYSKHRTRLSNDDLFDKVVECVAERVQESANFTPIPREELDLCVNILVVDAFTRCKIFKNPLGYAHVAA; from the coding sequence ATGAACAGGCTCAATAATGTCGATTACATCATCCATAAGCTTTCCGTTCTGGCCTATGAAATCGAGCAGCGCGGCAAGCTGAACCTGCTCGACCTTCACCGGCATTGCGAGGACTTCTACGCCCATTTCTGCAATGAGCTGTTCAGTTGGCAACTGCGGAACCTGAATGTTGTCAAGCCGAATGCCGAAGCTATCGACCTGATCGACCATGTAAACAAGATTGTCGTTCAGGTGTCCGCCACCGCCACCAAGAGCAAGATCGAGTCGGCCCTTGCCAAGGATCTGTCCGCGTATGCCGGGTTTTCGTTCAAGTTCATATCCATCTCCAAGGGCGCCGCCGAACTGCGAACCAAGAGCTTTGCCAACCCCCACCGCCTGACCTTCGATCCCCAGTGCGACATTCACGACATCACCTCGTTGCTGCGATATATCGGCAGTCTTGGTGCAGCGCACCAGCAGCGCATCGCCTCCTTCCTCAAGAAGGAACTGGTGGCTGAGGTGGACCCGGTCAGTCTGGAGTCGAACCTTGCCGCCATCATCACGATCCTGGCGCAGGAGAACTGGCGGCAAAACGGTTCCCCCCCTGAGACGGTCCCGTTCGATATCGACAAGAAGATCGAATTCAACGACCTGGACCGCGCCCGCGATATCATCGAGGACTACGCCATTCATTGCCGCCGGCTCGACGGAATTTACAATACCTTCGACCGGGAGGGGAGCAACAAGAGCCTCGCAGTGCTGGACTCCATCAAGGGTTTTTACAGCAAGCACCGGACCCGCCTGAGCAACGACGACCTGTTTGACAAGGTGGTGGAGTGCGTGGCGGAGCGGGTGCAGGAAAGCGCCAACTTCACCCCCATACCCCGGGAAGAGCTGGATTTGTGCGTCAACATTCTTGTGGTAGATGCATTTACCCGGTGCAAGATATTCAAGAATCCGCTAGGATACGCCCATGTTGCTGCCTGA
- a CDS encoding c(7)-type cytochrome triheme domain-containing protein: protein MANFPLRPIFLAALALLCWPLIAPPTGGAARAMNREELAQVLRTIPPNGPAEHYGDTIMRPRGKARMDPVVFPHWSHRARYTCRVCHLELKFSIYQGETPINRGKNLAGKFCGACHDGKTAFSVRNEEPKHCDRCHTRDDRKLAESFRVFAEEMPKAPFGNGIDWAAALEQGHINPVHSILPGNQPSMHLPEKLRRPLELGTTAPRSGILFSHTDHMDWLDCSNCHPDIFDIQKEGTQFFTMDKNVFGWFCGTCHMRTAFPMNDCNRCHPGMKNNMAF from the coding sequence ATGGCGAATTTTCCGCTTCGACCGATCTTCCTGGCCGCCCTGGCCCTTCTATGCTGGCCGCTCATCGCCCCCCCGACCGGCGGAGCGGCCCGGGCCATGAACCGTGAAGAACTGGCGCAGGTGCTGCGCACCATCCCCCCCAACGGCCCGGCCGAGCACTACGGCGACACCATTATGCGCCCCCGGGGCAAGGCCCGCATGGACCCGGTCGTCTTCCCCCACTGGAGCCACCGCGCCCGCTACACCTGCCGGGTCTGCCACCTCGAGCTGAAATTCTCCATCTACCAGGGGGAGACCCCGATCAACCGGGGCAAGAACCTGGCCGGGAAATTCTGCGGCGCCTGCCACGACGGGAAGACCGCCTTCTCGGTCAGGAACGAAGAGCCCAAGCACTGCGACCGCTGCCACACCCGTGACGACCGGAAGCTGGCCGAGAGCTTCAGGGTCTTCGCCGAAGAAATGCCGAAAGCCCCCTTCGGCAACGGCATCGACTGGGCCGCGGCCCTGGAGCAGGGGCATATCAACCCGGTCCATTCCATCCTTCCCGGCAACCAGCCCAGCATGCACCTGCCGGAGAAGCTGCGCCGCCCCCTCGAGCTCGGCACCACGGCCCCGCGCAGCGGAATCCTCTTCTCCCACACCGACCACATGGACTGGCTCGACTGCTCCAACTGCCACCCCGACATCTTCGACATCCAGAAGGAGGGGACCCAGTTCTTCACCATGGACAAGAACGTCTTCGGCTGGTTCTGCGGCACCTGCCACATGCGCACGGCCTTCCCCATGAACGACTGCAACCGCTGCCACCCCGGAATGAAGAACAATATGGCCTTTTAG